The proteins below come from a single Stigmatopora argus isolate UIUO_Sarg chromosome 11, RoL_Sarg_1.0, whole genome shotgun sequence genomic window:
- the abch1 gene encoding ABC transporter G family member 20 — protein sequence MMADHTELGIRMHEKTKSDLEASLEPPLGEPAIQCRDVCRSYGKLQVLNNLNLTVPQGQIYGLLGPSGCGKTTILKCIVGTLNISRGQISVLGKPPAFPGHDVPGRMVGYMPQELALYNEFTICNTLNFYGRIHGLTLKETQARINFLIEFLDLPQKNRLVRNLSGGEKRRVSLAAALLQNPELLILDEPTVGVDPVLRTKIWLHLVDIVKTGKVSIIITTHYIEEARQANMVGLMRNGCLLAEGTPEAVMKMQSSTTLEHAFLHLCETSDQTGVKRSSASQNDVLENSQSFESGRDESQPILTNATKTTMEVVSHSVDWKTRVRHVIPKWRNIIALTIKTLLRMKRMPGSLCFQFLLPVIQMSLICLCVGRDPKGIQVAVVNNETSPLAFSHSLLSFLDNTSVEQVNLSHVEAFKGIYDGKYWGVIGFSENFSSCIFKRMLMKNVSKEVIDGGSVHVWLDQTNKQIAMILQQKLYEAFQAFVEAKLGSMSYMYASPIKFEEAIYGNQNMDFSTFVMPGAVLSITFYLALGLTALSFVLERKEGLLDRCWVAGVSSLETMLAHLFSQLLVISVQIILMLLFVLLVFKMPNEGSLVLIVLLIVLQGISGISFGLVISAAIDDEQNANQAALGIFYPNLIMSGIIWPVECIPYPLRYLSLALPQTYASEALRCIMYRGWDLTHMMVWRGFVVTLGWNTFFLVVATLILKLRK from the exons ATGATGGCGGACCATACCGAGTTGGGAATCCGG ATGCACGAGAAAACGAAGAGCGACTTAGAGGCATCGCTGGAGCCCCCCTTGGGAGAGCCGGCTATCCAATGTCGGGACGTGTGCCGTTCATATGGAAAACTTCAAGTTCTTAACAACCTTAACCTCACTGTGCCACAGGGGCAAAT CTATGGCCTCCTGGGCCCCAGCGGTTGCGGCAAGACCACCATACTAAAATGCATCGTAGGAACTCTGAACATCTCCCGGGGTCAAATTAGTGTCCTGGGCAAGCCGCCGGCGTTTCCCGGTCACGACGTCCCAGGCAGGATGGTGGGCTACATGCCACAA GAACTGGCCTTGTACAATGAGTTCACAATTTGCAACACGCTCAACTTCTACGGACGAATTCACGGACTGACGTTGAAAGAAACGCAGGCCCGCATCAACTTTCTCATTGAGTTCTTGGATCTGCCGCAGAAGAACCGACTGGTCCGCAATCTCAG TGGTGGGGAAAAGCGCCGTGTGTCCCTGGCAGCGGCGCTCCTTCAGAATCCTGAACTACTCATCCTGGATGAACCCACAGTGGGTGTGGACCCCGTGCTCAGGACCAA GATTTGGCTGCATCTGGTGGACATTGTTAAAACGGGCAAGGTatccatcatcatcaccacgCACTACATCGAAGAGGCCAGGCAAGCAAATATG GTGGGCCTGATGCGTAACGGCTGTTTGTTGGCTGAAGGAACTCCAGAAGCAGTCATGAAGATGCAAAGCTCCACC ACTTTGGAACATGCCTTCCTGCACCTGTGTGAGACTTCCGACCAAACGGGCGTGAAGAGGAGCTCAGCTTCCCAAAATGACGTGTTGGAGAACAGCCAATCGTTTGAGAGTGGGCGAGACGAGAGCCAGCCCATTCTTACCAACGCGACCAAAACCACCATGGAAGTTGTCAGCCATTCAG TGGACTGGAAAACACGAGTTAGACACGTGATCCCCAAGTGGAGGAACATCATTGCCCTCACCATCAAGACCCTATTGCGAATGAAGCGGATGCCGGG CTCCTTGTGTTTCCAGTTCCTGCTGCCCGTCATCCAGATGTCACTCATCTGCTTGTGCGTGGGCAGAGATCCAAAGGGGATCCAGGTCGCCGTAGTCAACAACGAGACCTCCCCCTTGGCTTTTAGTCATTCGCTGCTCTCCTTTTTGGACAACACCAGTGTGGAGCAG GTGAACTTGTCACACGTAGAGGCTTTCAAAGGCATCTATGATGGGAAATACTGGGGTGTCATCGGCTTTAGTGAGAACTTCAGCAGCTGCATTTTTAAAAG GATGTTAATGAAGAATGTGTCCAAAGAGGTGATAGATGGAGGTTCTGTGCACGTCTGGCTGGACCAGACCA ACAAACAAATTGCCATGATTCTGCAGCAGAAACTCTACGAGGCTTTTCAG GCTTTTGTGGAGGCCAAGCTTGGCAGCATGTCCTACATGTATGCCTCACCCATAAAG TTTGAAGAGGCAATTTACGGCAACCAAAACATGGACTTCTCAACTTTCGTGATGCCGGGCGCCGTTCTCAG CATCACCTTCTACTTGGCTTTGGGCCTCACTGCCCTCTCTTTTGTCCTGGAGAGGAAAGAGGGTCTTCTGGACCGGTGCTGGGTCGCCG GCGTAAGTTCACTGGAAACTATGCTGGCTCACCTTTTCTCTCAGCTGCTTGTCATCAGCGTTCAAATTATCCTCATGCTGCTCTTTGTCCTGCTCGTTTTCAAG ATGCCAAACGAAGGATCACTTGTTCTGATCGTTCTGCTGATCGTGCTGCAAGGAATCAGCGGAATTTCTTTCGGTCTGGTCATATCCGCCGCCATCGACGATGAGCAGAATGCCAACCAGGCGGCGTTGGGAATCTTCTACCCTAACCTGATCATGAGCG GTATCATCTGGCCTGTGGAGTGCATCCCTTACCCACTACGCTACCTCAGTTTGGCCCTGCCACAAACCTACGCCTCAGAAGCGCTGCGATGCATCATGTACAGAG GTTGGGATCTGACTCACATGATGGTTTGGCGAGGCTTTGTCGTCACTCTGGGCTGGAACACCTTCTTCCTTGTCGTGGCAACCCTCATCTTGAAACTCAGGAAGTAA